In Candidatus Nitronauta litoralis, one DNA window encodes the following:
- the rimM gene encoding 16S rRNA processing protein RimM, translated as MHWVPVGRLVKPHGLKGEFKFKPEISDTTLLGDLKKARLESDPETAAPRTISSLRGHGLRLILKLEGINSIEEAEPLCGLSLLVSQDEFPRLPDGEYYWFQIHGLKAYDETGKYFGTVSEIIETGSNDVYVVREGSNELLLPMIDEVVRSIDLDQQKLVFHAIDGLL; from the coding sequence ATGCACTGGGTCCCGGTGGGAAGGCTCGTGAAGCCGCATGGCCTCAAGGGCGAATTTAAATTCAAGCCGGAGATCTCCGATACAACCCTTTTGGGCGACCTGAAAAAGGCGCGTCTCGAATCGGACCCGGAGACCGCCGCGCCCCGGACTATTTCCTCCCTGCGAGGTCACGGACTTCGCCTTATTCTCAAACTGGAAGGCATCAACAGCATCGAAGAGGCCGAACCTCTTTGCGGGTTGTCCCTTCTGGTTTCTCAAGACGAATTTCCCCGACTACCCGACGGTGAATACTACTGGTTTCAGATTCATGGCCTCAAGGCCTACGATGAAACCGGAAAATATTTCGGGACGGTATCTGAAATTATTGAAACCGGAAGCAACGATGTATACGTGGTACGGGAAGGTTCCAACGAACTTCTCCTGCCCATGATCGACGAGGTGGTACGCAGTATCGACCTCGACCAACAAAAGCTGGTTTTTCATGCCATCGACGGACTCCTCTAG
- the trmD gene encoding tRNA (guanosine(37)-N1)-methyltransferase TrmD gives MPSTDSSRTIHFDIISLFPEMFEGPFQESILDRAREEGLLDVRLHNLRDYTLNKHGKVDDTPFGGGAGLVMNIEPIDRALQAIKQDRPQALTVLLSPSGKRFDQKKARELADSNQIILICGRYEGVDERVAETLVDEQLSIGDYVLSGGEIPAMVLVDAVTRLIPGVVGDPASLDEESFENGLLEYPQYTRPRDYKGSEVPEVLVSGDHKKIKEWQRKAALKKTARHRPDLLEQLNLNNEERAMIDETNNE, from the coding sequence ATGCCATCGACGGACTCCTCTAGAACCATTCATTTCGATATCATTTCCCTCTTCCCCGAAATGTTTGAAGGGCCCTTTCAGGAGAGTATCCTCGACCGTGCGCGGGAGGAAGGTTTGCTCGATGTCCGGTTACACAACCTGCGCGACTACACACTGAACAAACATGGCAAAGTGGATGACACTCCGTTTGGAGGCGGAGCGGGTCTGGTCATGAATATTGAACCGATCGATCGCGCGTTGCAGGCAATCAAACAGGACCGGCCCCAGGCATTGACGGTTTTGCTGTCGCCCAGCGGCAAACGGTTCGACCAGAAAAAAGCGCGGGAACTGGCGGATAGCAACCAGATCATCCTTATTTGCGGACGCTATGAAGGTGTTGATGAGCGAGTGGCGGAAACCCTGGTGGATGAACAATTGTCGATCGGTGATTATGTGCTTTCCGGAGGAGAAATCCCGGCCATGGTTCTGGTCGATGCGGTGACCCGCCTGATTCCCGGTGTGGTGGGGGATCCCGCCTCATTGGATGAAGAGTCGTTTGAAAACGGATTGCTGGAATACCCGCAGTACACCCGTCCGCGTGATTATAAAGGAAGTGAAGTGCCGGAGGTTCTGGTCTCCGGCGATCATAAAAAAATCAAGGAATGGCAGCGCAAGGCCGCACTGAAAAAAACAGCGCGCCATCGGCCTGACCTGCTTGAACAACTCAATCTGAATAATGAAGAACGCGCGATGATCGACGAGACGAATAATGAGTGA
- the ffh gene encoding signal recognition particle protein, which produces MFENLSGRLEDIYNKIKGRGKLKEADVDEALKEIRVALIEADVSLPVIKDFLEQIREKAIGQEVMESLTPGHMMVKVVNEELILLFGDAAVGVQISPEPPTIILMAGLQGSGKTTTCGKLARMLKKDGKNVLLVPADVYRPAAIEQLNVLGRDLEIDVFQAGDEKDPVAICKNAVAQARKDVKGVVILDTAGRQQVDDELMEELRKIKGATDPHEILFVADAMMGQQAAEVAKTFHDAVGLDGVVLTKMDGDARGGAALSIKSVTGKPIKFIGTGEKLDAFEAFHPDRIVSRMLDMGDVLTFIDKAQEAYDLEQSKKLQKKIKKNEFDFDDFRDQLRQIKKMGSMQQMLAMIPGASKLLKGVEVDESQFTRIEAMIDSMTPYERANHQMINTSRKKRIAQGSGTQVNEVKRLLKQFVQMKKMMKKFSSGKMPRGLNLGGMLGR; this is translated from the coding sequence ATGTTTGAAAACCTGTCCGGTCGTTTAGAGGACATTTACAACAAAATTAAGGGACGCGGCAAGCTCAAGGAAGCTGATGTCGATGAGGCGTTGAAGGAAATCCGGGTTGCCCTGATCGAAGCCGACGTTTCCCTGCCCGTTATCAAGGATTTCCTCGAGCAGATTCGCGAAAAAGCGATCGGTCAGGAAGTCATGGAGAGTCTCACTCCGGGCCACATGATGGTCAAGGTGGTGAATGAAGAATTGATTCTCCTGTTTGGTGATGCCGCAGTGGGTGTGCAGATATCCCCGGAACCACCGACGATCATCCTCATGGCCGGATTGCAGGGATCGGGTAAAACCACGACCTGCGGCAAGCTGGCACGTATGCTCAAAAAGGACGGCAAGAACGTCCTGCTGGTTCCAGCAGACGTGTATCGTCCGGCGGCTATTGAACAGCTCAATGTACTGGGACGTGATCTGGAAATCGACGTGTTCCAGGCCGGTGATGAAAAAGACCCGGTCGCTATCTGTAAAAATGCCGTGGCTCAGGCGCGTAAGGATGTGAAAGGCGTGGTCATCCTCGATACCGCAGGTCGTCAGCAGGTCGATGACGAGTTGATGGAAGAGTTGCGCAAGATCAAGGGTGCAACCGATCCGCATGAAATATTGTTTGTGGCCGATGCCATGATGGGTCAGCAGGCGGCGGAAGTTGCCAAAACGTTCCACGATGCCGTTGGCCTCGATGGTGTGGTATTGACCAAGATGGATGGTGACGCGCGTGGTGGTGCCGCGCTGTCGATCAAATCCGTAACCGGCAAGCCGATCAAATTCATCGGAACCGGGGAAAAGCTGGATGCGTTCGAAGCATTCCACCCGGACCGGATTGTCTCCCGCATGCTCGATATGGGTGATGTGCTCACCTTTATCGACAAGGCACAGGAGGCGTATGACCTGGAGCAGAGTAAAAAGCTCCAGAAGAAAATCAAAAAGAACGAATTCGATTTTGACGATTTCCGCGATCAGCTTCGGCAGATTAAAAAGATGGGATCGATGCAGCAGATGCTGGCGATGATCCCCGGAGCCAGCAAGTTGCTCAAGGGTGTTGAGGTGGATGAGTCGCAGTTCACCCGTATTGAGGCCATGATCGATTCCATGACTCCTTACGAGCGGGCGAACCATCAGATGATCAACACCAGCCGGAAAAAACGGATTGCCCAGGGGAGTGGAACCCAGGTCAACGAGGTCAAACGGCTTCTTAAGCAGTTTGTCCAGATGAAAAAAATGATGAAGAAATTTTCCTCAGGCAAAATGCCACGCGGACTCAATCTGGGTGGTATGCTGGGGAGGTAG
- the rpsP gene encoding 30S ribosomal protein S16 yields the protein MAVVIRLSRRGATKKPFYRVVAVDKRKRRDGRCLEVLGTFDPLTENEPFKVDLDKARGWIQKGAKPSDTVASFLKKAGVEV from the coding sequence TTGGCTGTAGTAATCAGATTGAGCCGACGAGGAGCAACAAAAAAGCCCTTCTACCGAGTGGTGGCTGTGGATAAAAGAAAACGCCGTGACGGACGTTGTCTTGAAGTGTTGGGGACATTCGATCCTCTCACTGAAAACGAACCCTTTAAAGTTGATTTGGATAAAGCCAGGGGTTGGATTCAGAAAGGTGCCAAACCTTCTGATACCGTTGCATCGTTTCTCAAAAAAGCGGGTGTTGAGGTATAA
- a CDS encoding KH domain-containing protein has product MKELIEVIVKALVDFPDQVDIQEVEGEKTTVLELRVAKEDLGKVIGKQGKTARAMRTILNANATKLKKRAVLEIIE; this is encoded by the coding sequence ATGAAGGAACTGATAGAAGTGATCGTGAAAGCGTTAGTGGATTTCCCCGATCAGGTGGATATTCAGGAAGTTGAAGGAGAAAAGACGACTGTCCTGGAATTGAGGGTCGCCAAAGAAGATCTGGGCAAAGTGATCGGCAAACAGGGTAAAACGGCGCGAGCCATGAGAACTATCCTGAACGCCAATGCCACCAAATTGAAAAAACGCGCCGTCTTGGAAATTATTGAATAA
- the queC gene encoding 7-cyano-7-deazaguanine synthase QueC, producing the protein MSRPKKAVVLLSGGLDSTTVLAIAQHEGFQTVALSFDYGQRHRVELEAATRVARAFRVEDHRVVQIDLRQFGGSALTDEIEVPTGRETDEMSEGIPITYVPARNTIFLSYCLALAEVCGAEDIFIGVNAIDYSGYPDCRPEFISAFETLANLATKAGVEGSSRFKIHTPLSKMSKADIVKKGLELGVDYSLTHSCYAPDDEGKSCGNCDSCFLRLKGFKEAGVEDPIQY; encoded by the coding sequence ATTTCCAGACCAAAAAAAGCAGTGGTTTTGCTCAGTGGCGGGCTCGATTCCACAACCGTGCTGGCAATCGCACAACACGAAGGTTTTCAAACGGTTGCACTGAGCTTTGATTATGGCCAACGGCACCGGGTGGAGCTGGAAGCGGCAACCCGTGTGGCCCGTGCATTCAGGGTGGAGGACCACAGGGTGGTCCAAATTGACCTCCGCCAGTTCGGTGGGTCCGCCCTGACGGATGAGATCGAAGTACCGACAGGTCGCGAAACGGATGAAATGAGTGAGGGGATACCCATCACCTACGTTCCAGCACGCAATACCATATTTCTATCGTACTGCCTTGCACTGGCGGAAGTTTGCGGAGCCGAAGATATTTTTATCGGCGTGAATGCGATTGATTACAGCGGCTACCCGGATTGCCGCCCGGAATTCATCAGCGCGTTTGAAACACTAGCCAACCTCGCCACCAAGGCAGGGGTTGAAGGCAGCAGTCGATTCAAAATACACACGCCACTCTCAAAGATGAGCAAAGCCGATATTGTGAAGAAAGGGCTAGAGCTGGGCGTGGACTATTCACTGACACATAGTTGCTATGCACCAGATGATGAAGGCAAATCCTGCGGCAATTGTGACAGTTGTTTCCTTAGGTTGAAAGGATTTAAAGAAGCCGGGGTGGAGGATCCTATCCAATATTGA
- a CDS encoding SDR family oxidoreductase, which produces MPTALITGGAVRIGQALAQRLAHRGYNIALHHGKSDPADTLAYLDCTMVTTKAYPCDLSDLSAVESLVESVKKDFDDLEILVNCAANFIQENVETTSMETLDRTLNVNLKAPFILMREFKRLVGCGQIVNILDERIEKNIPTFAAYSVSKVGLAHLTKLAAVEWGETVRVNGIAPGLILPPQGQGPEYMEKNKGNVPMNRHGSVDDLAKALDYLLDSEFVNGEILFVDGGESRGKKYNG; this is translated from the coding sequence ATGCCCACAGCACTCATCACAGGTGGAGCCGTCCGGATTGGCCAGGCGCTGGCACAGCGACTCGCCCATCGCGGCTACAACATCGCCCTGCATCATGGAAAATCGGATCCTGCCGACACGCTCGCCTATCTGGACTGCACCATGGTGACGACGAAGGCTTATCCCTGTGACCTGAGCGATTTGTCGGCAGTAGAATCGTTGGTGGAGTCCGTCAAAAAGGATTTTGATGATTTGGAAATACTCGTTAATTGCGCGGCCAACTTTATCCAGGAGAATGTGGAGACCACCAGCATGGAAACGCTCGATCGGACCTTGAATGTGAACTTGAAGGCTCCCTTTATCCTGATGCGTGAATTTAAAAGACTTGTAGGCTGTGGTCAGATTGTCAATATTCTCGACGAACGTATTGAAAAAAACATCCCGACCTTCGCCGCGTATTCCGTTTCGAAAGTGGGCCTCGCGCATCTGACCAAACTGGCGGCGGTTGAGTGGGGCGAAACCGTGCGGGTCAACGGAATTGCACCGGGACTCATCCTGCCACCGCAGGGACAGGGGCCAGAGTATATGGAAAAGAACAAAGGCAACGTTCCGATGAACCGCCACGGTTCAGTAGACGACCTTGCCAAAGCTCTCGATTATCTGCTCGATTCAGAATTTGTGAACGGCGAGATATTGTTTGTCGATGGCGGGGAAAGTCGTGGAAAGAAATATAATGGATAA